The nucleotide window AAATAGAGAGAAGAGGTTGACAATTTTTGAGCAATTCGCATACCGATGTGGGCCAGATGAAGGTGCAAGAGTTCTACGATAATCCATAAATCACCTATAAGGATCTTGTTCGTGGGGTGGATGAGAAgcaatgttctgaaaaccggttcgAACCGGCCGGTCGAACCGTGAACCAGATACTAAAGCGGTTCGAACAATAAGAAAAACCGTAAAATTAAGAAACCGGCGTTGAACCGACGAACCGGCCGGTTACCGgtcggtcgaaccgaaccgGAACCCGGCCGGTTTTTTAGCTGTGCAGCAAAACGCTACCGTTTTGCGTTTTGTTAACCCCAGGACGCGAACCCTAGCGCAGCCACGTCCCTCATTCCTCCCCTCCTTCCCCAACgttccctctccctctctccaACCTCCATTGCCACCCTCCTGAACTCTGCAATCGCCGCTTCCACCTCCGTTCGGTGCCGACCTTGCCGCCGCAACCCACCTTCTTTTCTCCTCCCTTTCTCCCTTCGCCTCCTCTCTCTTCACTCCCCCCTCAACACCCCTGCCTCCACCGAACCACCGCTGCGACCCTATTGTCGCCGGCGGCCTGCACACATCACCACCAACTCCAGTCGCGACCCTTCCTCTCCACCTTGCGCCCCGCTTCCCGCTCGCTCGGCACCACTGCCCCCTGCCTGCGCCACCCTCTGCTCCACCGCGAGGCTCGTCGCCGCCACCGCTACTAGGCGGCACCACTGTCTTCCTCCCTTTCCATTTTCCAACACCAATCTCTTCTGCCCTATTCCAGGTTCCCCTGTCtccagttctctttttcctttcttttcaattaattatgtttgttGTTCTTAGTCAGTTAGTCGATTAATTTTGGTTGCTAGGATAGTTAGCTTGCATGATGTTAGGTAGCTAGGTTGTGGTTACAGGATTCTAGGCTTGATAAGTGCTCTGTTCCTATTTACTTTTTGCTTGCTAGTTATTTGGTTGTTGTGTGGTGATGTTCTATGTTATTTTTGTTCCTGCTATGCTGCTTTCTCCATGCTGCCTTGCTGCACTTTACTTGTGAAATTGTACTTGCTGCTGCCTGAACTTATGCTTTCATGCCTCATATGTAATTTTTGCTGCTTTTTGCTACCCGAGAACATCCGATTTATTGCtggaatgctgcccaaatttttagaaattgtcTTGGTTTTAAACTTGCTACCTAGAGTTAAACTTttgaaattgttttatttttctttgaactGTGTAGTGTGATTAGTTGATTACTCAAACTGATTGGAGGTATTTTACTTTGAATTGAAACTGAGCTGTGATTCAAGATGATGAACACCAAAACTGTGAACTTTGAAATTCTGTCTCCCTTTGAAATTTCTGTATGCAACTTTGTTTCTGGCATCATCATTGTACTTTGTGTTCATGTAGCAATTTGAGTATGGGCTATAGAATACATTTTTGTAGTTTTTGCGTGATTTAGGCAGGCTTAATGTTTATTCGATCTGTTCTCTGCTCTTATATTCTATCCCCTTTGGGCTGAGCAGAATGAGAAGAGTTAGCAATTAGCTTGACTTTACTGCTTTGTAGAGCCTTGTAGCTGATGCTATGGCATACTCAGCCATACTTCCTGACTCTTAATGTGAGTTTCTGCTGAAGGCTATGCTTTACACTGCATTTGTAGTGAGTGCCCTAATAAATTTTTGTACTCTCCTTCAGTAGCTAATTAATCTGGACAATTAATCTTGAGTGGGACATAGCTTGATGATTCAAATTATCcatgaattgaaagaaattgGCTTGTTGCAAATAAAGAAAACCTTTGTGCTTCCAAAAATAAAGGGGGATTTGGACAGAGCAATATGCACATGTAACTTATTACCAGAAAATTTCTTAAAGtcttttaattctttaattttaattctctcttgAACAGTTCATTATTAGTGATGGCAATAACATGTATGATTTCACTTATGTTGGAAATGTGGCTCATTCCCATTTATGTGCTGACCGAGCTCTAGCTTCAGAAGGGGAAGTTTCAAAAAAAGCTGTAGGAGAGGTACCTTTGAAAGATTCTCTCATTACATTTTTTGGTgtataaatatttgtttaattatgTAAACGAAGATTAAACATGGACATCTTAGAAGGCGGTGATGATGATCCTGCTTTATTGTAGATGGGTTGTTAGTTATTCACAGGTGTACATTCTTTAGAAACCACGGTTGCTAACATGATGATGAGTTGATGATACATTTAAGGGTAGAATTTCATCTTTTGGGTGAATGACACGACCTAGAAAATATATGTTTCAGCAAATCCTAATCAAATACTTAAGCTAAAATAAGAAAGATATACAACAAAAAACCTTATTCCACTTGGTAGGgttgatgattgatgacaaACTTGGATCATTTTGATGCTGCTATGTTatgtttgattggttgttttgttttttgacttttgaatttgtatttgaatgagaTTCTAGTTTATgtagtacttttaatttgaatgatattttaaagtttagattagaatataattatattttcatgtgtttatttatattttatttattattttattataaaacggtttTTTCGGTTCAACCAGAATGGTTAGGGCCACCCTTCAACTACCACCTCCAAATTATGGTTTAGAGACTTACAGTGAGAGAATGAGCCAGGATCAGAAGTATGACCAAGTACTTGCTGGCATTTGCCTCCCAGGAGCTCAGTAGAGGTTGAGTTTAGACGAGCAGCCAAACCAATTGGGCCGACAAAACTTCAAGCCGgttgctagaggatggttggagttcatccaacgctctattatCCCGACTGACAACCGCTCGGAGTACACAGTAGATAGAGTCATCATGATCCATTGTATCATGATTGGTTATGAGGTGGCAGTGGAGGATATTATCCcacaacaaatatttagcattGCCTCCAACGCAATCACACATGCTAAGTTGGcctttcctcaccttatttacCAGCTTTGTGAGGCCACAGAGGTCCGCTTGGATAATGATTTTTCTATCCCAATTGAGTGGCAAATCTCAAGAAAGACTATGGAGCATGCAAGAGAGTACGCAAGGGTTCTGAGAGGAGGACAAGCCGAGGAAGAAGCGCATCAAGCTCCTCCACCACCTCTCATGTCTCAAGAGCACTACTTTCCACCTCAAGAGTACTGGCAGCAGCTGACATCCTCACTCGAGCAGATGAGGGTCACTCAAGATAGCTACGGCATCCTTTTCCATCAGATTGTGGCAGAACAATAGAGTCAGTGCCACGAGCTTCGTCAAGTGAGGCAAGACATAGGGCGTTTGAGAGGACCATATGGAGCACATCCTGAGGAAGAAGATGGCCACCACAatgactgaggtggttgagttcctttcattatatttttctttccgttatgcttatgtttattttcatgtttcctATTTTCTAGTATTTACTATATAGTGCATGActcttaatttcaattttctttagTTTCTAGTCCGTTTTTAGTTACGcttttattttcaatggtgTCTCATGTACCGTCCTCAAGAAAATCTtacaaaaaaagagagaaaaagtggtGTTTAATGTTAGAAAGTTGAGTTTATTTTACTATTATCTTGTTACATTGTATGTGGTCGTATTCATAATTGGGATTATGATTGCATTAAGAGAATAATGTGTGAAGTTTCTTGAACAAGAGGAATGTTGACTCTTGAGAAACAAAAATTTGGAAAAGTGTTATGAAACCTCCCCAAATGAGCAAGAGGTTGATCCATGAAccaaaagaattgaaaagaaaaacaaaaaaagagagagaaaaagaaagaataagaaaaagaaaaaaataatgacaaGATAAAAAAGAAAGCTAAGTTGCaaagctctgagcatcaatgactgaAATCCAAAtatgtgcctgtggtgtttatTGTCCAAGGACGGGTTGGGTGATTAGATCCAAGGGGTGTTTCATCACCCGATAACTTGGATCAACTGATTCGAGATTGTTGATTAAAAACCTGCTACACGAGCCACCTTGAGACGAGACATTTCGCAGTCCAAAGAGACTCTGGGCATCGATGTTTGGGATCAAAATCTCGGTTATATGCTTGTGATACGACCATGTCAAGGAGAGGTTAAGCAAGTAGATCTACAAGGTGCTTTATCACCTGGTAACTTTGGCCAACTGGTCCGAGATTACCAATCGAACGCTCACTATCAAGAGTTATCTTGAGACAGAGTATTTAGAGTTGTCAACAGAAAAATTCTCTCTaaattcaaagaaaagaaattcaagGATCAATTAGAAATTAATGGGAGTGAGATTTCATAACATCATTTGGGTTCTAGTTCCTTTGAAGTGTTGACATCCCCAAGTTTCAAGGAACACTAAAGACTAAGGATGCACTCATGATCACAATGATTGATAAATCCTACTCTTAGAACAAGCATAAGCTTTACTGAAACTTCAACTTTTACCCAAAACCACTTTAGTTTTCAGTGTTtaagttgcttgaggacaagcaacacttcaagtttggtgttgtgatacgTGAGCATCATTGGTGTCTTTTCTATGTGATTTATATGGTATTCTGTTGATTTATTAGAGAATTTTAGTAGATTATGTCCcattggatgctactttgagacTGTGCAGTAactgaagaaaagaaaaaagagttaaacaataattaagttggattttcAAAAAGCATATGACATATTTGATAAGGGGCCAGATACCAATTCAGAAATTGACTAGTTAAAAAACTCGAATCTCGTTGCAAGAATAGTTTCAAACCGGCAAATATCCctatcaaagtttaatttgtttgttacaaatgtAAGCTAATAAAAATCAAGAGTATTAGATctcaggtcgtctctcaaaggaattagAGTGAGGTGTACGTACTATTGGTTATAAGATAACAGGgattttaaagacaaaaagGCAAGAAACTAAATTATAagaaggtttaattactctgttggtccctatagtttcgca belongs to Arachis duranensis cultivar V14167 chromosome 8, aradu.V14167.gnm2.J7QH, whole genome shotgun sequence and includes:
- the LOC127741120 gene encoding uncharacterized protein LOC127741120, with amino-acid sequence MIEECDTPSKPSEEEEQDPPVEGGDDDDSFHSMKKRTGDRGTWNRAEEIGVGKWKGRKTVVPPSSGGGDEPRGGAEGGAGRGQWCRASGKRGARWRGRVATGVGGDVCRPPATIGSQRWFGGGRGVEGGVKREEAKGEREEKRRWVAAARSAPNGGGSGDCRVQEGGNGGWREGEGTLGKEGRNEGRGCARVRVLGLTKRKTVAFCCTAKKPAGFRFGSTDR